A stretch of the Cellulomonas sp. WB94 genome encodes the following:
- the yidD gene encoding membrane protein insertion efficiency factor YidD, with product MTGVSVRSIARAVVRLPGRFLLLLIRGYQLFISPMRPPTCRYYPSCSQYAVLAITRHGAIRGTGLAAWRLLRCNPWSAGGVDDVPPAHDRQRHHHHVASATS from the coding sequence ATGACCGGAGTCTCGGTCAGGTCGATCGCGAGGGCTGTGGTCCGGTTGCCCGGCCGCTTCCTGCTCCTGCTGATCCGGGGCTACCAGCTGTTCATCTCCCCGATGAGACCCCCGACATGCCGGTACTACCCTTCGTGTTCGCAGTACGCGGTGCTCGCGATCACGCGGCACGGTGCGATCCGGGGGACAGGGCTGGCGGCCTGGCGGCTGCTGCGCTGCAACCCCTGGAGCGCCGGCGGCGTCGACGACGTCCCGCCTGCTCACGACCGGCAGCGTCATCACCATCACGTGGCCTCGGCCACGTCCTGA
- the yidC gene encoding membrane protein insertase YidC: MSWFDGLLYPIMVAVAWIMVQFHTLLTAIGLDPASGAAWGLSIVGLVIVIRIILIPLFVKQIKASRGMQMLSPEMQAIQKKYKGKSDPASREAMSRETMELYKKHGTNPFASCLPILAQSPIFFALFRVLYSLPKLSTGTYPKSSIGPLDAATAGQVEHATIFGAPLSGYFMSKDGGATVKIVTIVLIVAMSLTTFLTQRQLTMKNMPPAALEGPMAQQQKMLLYLMPLIFAFSGVNFPIGVLLYWTTTNLWSMGQQFYTIRRMPAPGSAAEAAMKARQARRSHQTGLELAVADAPLIDDKPRGQRVQPKRKDRVKPRPSDGSTPTTGSTTPAGTTAPSSTTKGQSSSDGDQTPPAARAPRKPKK, encoded by the coding sequence ATGTCGTGGTTTGACGGCCTGCTCTACCCGATCATGGTCGCGGTGGCCTGGATCATGGTCCAGTTCCACACGCTGCTCACAGCGATCGGCCTGGACCCGGCCTCCGGCGCTGCATGGGGGCTGTCGATCGTCGGCCTCGTGATCGTCATCCGGATCATCCTGATCCCGCTGTTCGTCAAGCAGATCAAGGCGTCCCGCGGCATGCAGATGCTCAGCCCCGAGATGCAGGCGATCCAGAAGAAGTACAAGGGCAAGTCCGACCCGGCGTCCCGCGAGGCGATGAGCCGCGAGACGATGGAGCTGTACAAGAAGCACGGCACCAACCCGTTCGCGTCGTGCCTGCCGATCCTTGCCCAGTCGCCCATCTTCTTCGCACTCTTCCGGGTGCTGTACTCGCTGCCGAAGCTGTCGACGGGGACCTACCCGAAGTCGTCGATCGGCCCGCTGGACGCCGCCACCGCGGGGCAGGTGGAGCACGCCACGATCTTCGGTGCGCCGCTGTCGGGCTACTTCATGTCGAAGGACGGCGGCGCGACCGTCAAGATCGTGACGATCGTCCTCATCGTCGCGATGTCGTTGACGACCTTCCTCACGCAGCGCCAGCTGACCATGAAGAACATGCCGCCCGCCGCGCTCGAGGGCCCGATGGCGCAGCAGCAGAAGATGCTCCTGTACTTGATGCCGCTGATCTTCGCGTTCTCGGGCGTCAACTTCCCGATCGGCGTGCTGCTCTACTGGACGACGACGAACCTGTGGTCGATGGGCCAGCAGTTCTACACGATCCGTCGGATGCCGGCGCCAGGATCCGCGGCCGAGGCGGCGATGAAGGCACGGCAGGCCCGCAGGTCCCATCAGACCGGGCTCGAGCTGGCGGTCGCCGACGCTCCCCTCATCGACGACAAGCCGCGGGGCCAGCGAGTTCAGCCCAAGCGCAAGGACCGCGTCAAGCCGCGTCCGTCCGACGGTTCGACGCCGACCACCGGCTCCACCACGCCGGCCGGCACCACAGCACCGAGCAGCACGACCAAGGGTCAGTCCTCCAGTGACGGAGACCAGACCCCGCCGGCTGCGCGAGCACCACGCAAGCCCAAGAAGTAG
- a CDS encoding R3H domain-containing nucleic acid-binding protein, with protein sequence MPSSEENETVPGEENPTSRLEEEGEIAADYLEELLDIADLDGDIDIDVDHGRAAVEIVAEPGSERALRRLVGTDGEVLDALQELTRLAVQAKTGERSRLMLDIAGYRAERRTELVAVATEAIGRVQESGAPVALDPMNPFERKVVHDAVAAAGLVSDSEGVEPARHVVIRAS encoded by the coding sequence ATGCCGTCATCCGAAGAGAACGAGACCGTCCCCGGCGAGGAGAACCCGACCAGTCGGCTCGAGGAGGAAGGCGAGATCGCCGCCGACTACCTCGAGGAGCTGCTCGACATCGCCGACCTGGATGGTGACATCGACATCGACGTCGACCACGGTCGTGCGGCCGTGGAGATCGTCGCGGAACCCGGCTCCGAGCGGGCGCTTCGCCGCCTCGTCGGCACGGACGGCGAGGTGCTCGATGCGCTTCAGGAGCTCACGCGGCTCGCCGTGCAGGCCAAGACGGGGGAGCGGAGCCGCCTGATGCTCGACATCGCCGGCTACCGGGCCGAGCGTCGCACCGAGCTTGTGGCCGTCGCGACCGAGGCCATCGGCCGGGTGCAGGAGTCAGGCGCGCCCGTCGCGCTCGACCCCATGAACCCGTTCGAGCGGAAGGTCGTCCATGACGCGGTCGCGGCGGCCGGGCTGGTCAGCGACTCCGAGGGCGTCGAGCCCGCGCGACACGTGGTGATCCGCGCGTCCTGA
- the rsmG gene encoding 16S rRNA (guanine(527)-N(7))-methyltransferase RsmG encodes MTVEADPWEGDSRLPAFFGPSWAAISAFHTLLVDEGVRRGLVGPREVPRLWERHLLNSAVVVPFLPETGRIIDLGSGAGLPGIVVAAMRPDAEVVLLDPMERRTDWLLEVVDSLGLANVVVMRARAEDVHRELVGAAVTARAVAPLDRLYRWSLPLLAKGGVLVALKGARAQDEVESAARVGTKLGGGPAEVLSVRAIDGAEETTVVRVVREVVRGVR; translated from the coding sequence GTGACGGTCGAGGCAGACCCCTGGGAGGGCGACAGCCGGCTCCCCGCGTTCTTCGGCCCGTCGTGGGCAGCGATCTCGGCTTTTCACACCTTGTTGGTCGACGAAGGCGTGCGTCGCGGTCTCGTCGGCCCTCGGGAGGTTCCCCGGCTCTGGGAGCGGCACCTGCTGAACTCTGCCGTCGTCGTCCCCTTCCTCCCCGAGACCGGCCGCATCATCGACCTCGGATCGGGAGCCGGCCTGCCCGGCATCGTGGTGGCCGCAATGCGCCCTGACGCCGAGGTCGTGCTCCTCGATCCCATGGAGCGGCGAACCGACTGGCTCCTCGAGGTCGTCGATTCGCTCGGGCTCGCCAATGTGGTGGTCATGCGCGCTCGCGCGGAAGACGTGCACCGCGAGCTCGTCGGCGCGGCAGTCACGGCGCGTGCGGTTGCTCCGCTCGACCGGCTGTACCGGTGGTCCCTCCCGCTTCTGGCGAAGGGCGGTGTGCTCGTGGCACTGAAGGGCGCGCGAGCGCAGGACGAGGTCGAATCAGCCGCCCGAGTCGGCACGAAGCTGGGCGGGGGACCCGCTGAGGTCCTGAGCGTGCGCGCGATCGACGGAGCCGAGGAGACCACAGTGGTGCGGGTTGTTCGGGAGGTTGTGCGCGGTGTTCGGTAG